Proteins encoded together in one Quercus lobata isolate SW786 chromosome 3, ValleyOak3.0 Primary Assembly, whole genome shotgun sequence window:
- the LOC115981864 gene encoding receptor-like cytosolic serine/threonine-protein kinase RBK2 isoform X1: protein MENGRGASSSWYACVLLHVLSVGVVDNAAGNKPKQIQTDGTPKVKFRRQGSLLPSAASAQDLRCLDMEKEKEDVSSPRGVLEACIRGSESDGGSSKNSSTEIEIRGPSSSWSRFFKIWKKGPIKRLASFPPLGVPKISKGKSKSSRENSELSNLHNIKSSLVNFSLSELQTATQNFSSENLIGKGGYAEVYKGRLQDGKLIAVKRLTKGTADERTSGFLSELGIIAHIDHPNTAKWIGCGIEGGMHLIFELSPLGSLGSLLHGSTDYKLDWSKRYKIALGTADGLLYLHESCQRRIIHRDIKSDNILLTEEFEPQICDFGLAKWLPKQWTHHSVPKFEGTFGYFAPEYFTNGIVDEKTDVFSFGVLLLELITGRRALDQLQQSLVIWAKPWLDKNDMKELVDPSLGDNYNTEEMDRVVLTASMCIEQSPILRPRMNQVVILLRGEEFVSNCSTGCKRRSFQRTYSEELLDVQEYNSTKYLSDLKRHEQVAFSS from the exons ATGGAGAATGGTAGAGGAGCTTCTTCATCATGGTATGCCTGTGTTCTCCTTCATGTTCTCTCAGTAGG TGTGGTTGATAATGCTGCTGGcaacaaaccaaaacaaatccAGACAGATGGCACTCCTAAGGTAAAATTTAGAAGACAAGGCAGTCTGCTTCCTTCTGCTGCTTCTGCCCAAG ACTTGAGATGTTTAgacatggaaaaggaaaaagaagatgtGTCATCTCCTAGAGGCGTTTTAGAAGCCTGCATTAGAGGATCAGAATCTGATGGTGGTTCTTCCAAAAACAGCTCTACTGAAATTGAAATCCGTGGCCCAAGTTCTAGTTGGAGCAGATTCTTCAAAATATGGAAGAAAGGACCAATTAAGCGCTTAGCCTCCTTCCCTCCTCTTGGTGTCCCAAAGAtatcaaaaggaaaaagcaAGAGCTCAAGGGAAAATTCAGAACTGAGTAATTTACACAACATCAAGTCTTCACTGGTGAACTTCAGCCTCTCTGAACTCCAAACTGCAACCCAAAATTTTAGCAGTG aaaatttaattggaaaggGTGGTTATGCTGAAGTTTACAAGGGTCGTTTGCAAGATGGGAAGCTGATAGCAGTAAAGCGGCTGACAAAGGGAACAGCTGATGAGAGAACATCAGGATTTTTGTCTGAGCTTGGCATTATAGCCCACATAGATCATCCTAATACTGCTAAGTGGATTGGGTGTGGCATCGAAGGAGGAATGCaccttatttttgaattatctCCACTGGGGAGCCTAGGATCTCTTCTTCACG GTTCAACGGATTATAAACTAGATTGGAGTAAAAGGTATAAAATTGCTTTGGGAACAGCAGATGGTTTGTTGTATCTTCATGAGAGTTGTCAGAGGCGAATCATTCATAGAGATATCAAATCAGATAATATTCTGCTTACAGAGGAGTTTGAGCCGCAG ATTTGTGATTTTGGGCTTGCAAAGTGGCTACCCAAACAATGGACTCACCACAGTGTACCAAAATTTGAAGGCACATTTGG CTATTTTGCTCCTGAATACTTCACGAATGGCATagtagatgagaaaactgatgTTTTTTCCTTTGGGGTTCTACTTTTGGAGCTTATAACCGGGCGTCGAGCTTTGGATCAGTTACAGCAAAGCCTTGTGATTTgg GCCAAGCCTTGGCTTGATAAAAATGATATGAAGGAGCTTGTTGATCCTTCTCTTGGTGATAATTACAATACAGAAGAAATGGATCGTGTGGTTTTAACCGCCTCTATGTGCATTGAACAGTCTCCCATCCTACGTCCTCGAATGAATCAG GTCGTGATACTGCTAAGAGGTGAGGAATTTGTATCAAATTGTTCAACAGGATGTAAAAGGAGGTCATTCCAAAGAACATACTCTGAAGAGCTGTTGGATGTACAGGAATACAACTCAACAAAGTATCTGAGTGACCTCAAACGACATGAGCAGGTTGCTTTCAGTTCTTGA
- the LOC115981864 gene encoding receptor-like cytosolic serine/threonine-protein kinase RBK2 isoform X2 codes for MENGRGASSSCVVDNAAGNKPKQIQTDGTPKVKFRRQGSLLPSAASAQDLRCLDMEKEKEDVSSPRGVLEACIRGSESDGGSSKNSSTEIEIRGPSSSWSRFFKIWKKGPIKRLASFPPLGVPKISKGKSKSSRENSELSNLHNIKSSLVNFSLSELQTATQNFSSENLIGKGGYAEVYKGRLQDGKLIAVKRLTKGTADERTSGFLSELGIIAHIDHPNTAKWIGCGIEGGMHLIFELSPLGSLGSLLHGSTDYKLDWSKRYKIALGTADGLLYLHESCQRRIIHRDIKSDNILLTEEFEPQICDFGLAKWLPKQWTHHSVPKFEGTFGYFAPEYFTNGIVDEKTDVFSFGVLLLELITGRRALDQLQQSLVIWAKPWLDKNDMKELVDPSLGDNYNTEEMDRVVLTASMCIEQSPILRPRMNQVVILLRGEEFVSNCSTGCKRRSFQRTYSEELLDVQEYNSTKYLSDLKRHEQVAFSS; via the exons ATGGAGAATGGTAGAGGAGCTTCTTCATCATG TGTGGTTGATAATGCTGCTGGcaacaaaccaaaacaaatccAGACAGATGGCACTCCTAAGGTAAAATTTAGAAGACAAGGCAGTCTGCTTCCTTCTGCTGCTTCTGCCCAAG ACTTGAGATGTTTAgacatggaaaaggaaaaagaagatgtGTCATCTCCTAGAGGCGTTTTAGAAGCCTGCATTAGAGGATCAGAATCTGATGGTGGTTCTTCCAAAAACAGCTCTACTGAAATTGAAATCCGTGGCCCAAGTTCTAGTTGGAGCAGATTCTTCAAAATATGGAAGAAAGGACCAATTAAGCGCTTAGCCTCCTTCCCTCCTCTTGGTGTCCCAAAGAtatcaaaaggaaaaagcaAGAGCTCAAGGGAAAATTCAGAACTGAGTAATTTACACAACATCAAGTCTTCACTGGTGAACTTCAGCCTCTCTGAACTCCAAACTGCAACCCAAAATTTTAGCAGTG aaaatttaattggaaaggGTGGTTATGCTGAAGTTTACAAGGGTCGTTTGCAAGATGGGAAGCTGATAGCAGTAAAGCGGCTGACAAAGGGAACAGCTGATGAGAGAACATCAGGATTTTTGTCTGAGCTTGGCATTATAGCCCACATAGATCATCCTAATACTGCTAAGTGGATTGGGTGTGGCATCGAAGGAGGAATGCaccttatttttgaattatctCCACTGGGGAGCCTAGGATCTCTTCTTCACG GTTCAACGGATTATAAACTAGATTGGAGTAAAAGGTATAAAATTGCTTTGGGAACAGCAGATGGTTTGTTGTATCTTCATGAGAGTTGTCAGAGGCGAATCATTCATAGAGATATCAAATCAGATAATATTCTGCTTACAGAGGAGTTTGAGCCGCAG ATTTGTGATTTTGGGCTTGCAAAGTGGCTACCCAAACAATGGACTCACCACAGTGTACCAAAATTTGAAGGCACATTTGG CTATTTTGCTCCTGAATACTTCACGAATGGCATagtagatgagaaaactgatgTTTTTTCCTTTGGGGTTCTACTTTTGGAGCTTATAACCGGGCGTCGAGCTTTGGATCAGTTACAGCAAAGCCTTGTGATTTgg GCCAAGCCTTGGCTTGATAAAAATGATATGAAGGAGCTTGTTGATCCTTCTCTTGGTGATAATTACAATACAGAAGAAATGGATCGTGTGGTTTTAACCGCCTCTATGTGCATTGAACAGTCTCCCATCCTACGTCCTCGAATGAATCAG GTCGTGATACTGCTAAGAGGTGAGGAATTTGTATCAAATTGTTCAACAGGATGTAAAAGGAGGTCATTCCAAAGAACATACTCTGAAGAGCTGTTGGATGTACAGGAATACAACTCAACAAAGTATCTGAGTGACCTCAAACGACATGAGCAGGTTGCTTTCAGTTCTTGA